A portion of the Anoxybacillus gonensis genome contains these proteins:
- the ezrA gene encoding septation ring formation regulator EzrA has product MEFVAISALLVIGGLTYTYVYRKRLYKQIDQLEQWKISLMNRPVPEEMAKIKSLNMMGETEQLFEKWRNEWDDIVAVQLPNIEEKLFDIEEAVVKYRFMKAKDALQQTKQQLQEIEGSIQRILLELQELVGSEEKNREEIEQLKEKYRQVKKAMLTQRHTFGRTETALESRLNALQQQFQTFEQLTTEGNYLAAREVVLLIQNELHELNHFIEHIPLLLSDAQVEIPAQLDNIVEGYRELLEKGYVLDHLPVDKEVETIREKLSKVLTLLETLAVDEAEKLLREVQEDVDTLYDLLEKEVYAERFVHDETEKIEQTLYELEEETKETRDETLFVQQSYHLSQHDLDKYRQIEKQVQQLMKRFMLIQTKMIEERLAYSLIREELEEILAQIAAVKEKHAQFREHLYALRKDELAAREKLAEMKKQLSEAIRLVKKSKLPGLPESYMLQVSEARESLTRVSLTLDGKPLNMEAVHQALDEAVVFVQNVCDQTKEMIEQARLAEQVIQYGNRYRRRFHTVKEGLEEAEQLFRRYEYELSLQKAIATVEQVEEGAFERIREWLKENE; this is encoded by the coding sequence ATGGAATTTGTAGCGATTAGTGCGCTCCTCGTCATCGGAGGACTTACATATACATATGTGTACCGAAAACGTTTATATAAACAAATTGATCAATTGGAACAATGGAAAATTTCTTTAATGAATCGCCCTGTACCAGAAGAAATGGCGAAAATTAAGTCATTAAATATGATGGGGGAAACAGAGCAGCTGTTTGAAAAGTGGCGGAATGAATGGGATGACATTGTCGCTGTTCAACTGCCGAACATAGAAGAAAAGTTGTTTGATATTGAGGAAGCAGTAGTCAAATATCGGTTTATGAAAGCAAAAGATGCGTTACAGCAAACAAAACAGCAGCTTCAAGAAATTGAAGGGAGCATTCAACGCATTTTACTAGAGTTACAAGAATTAGTTGGAAGTGAAGAAAAAAATCGTGAAGAAATTGAACAATTAAAAGAGAAGTATCGCCAAGTAAAAAAAGCGATGCTTACTCAACGTCATACGTTCGGGCGTACAGAAACTGCGCTTGAATCGCGATTAAATGCCCTTCAACAACAATTTCAAACATTTGAACAGTTAACGACGGAAGGGAATTATTTAGCTGCTCGTGAAGTAGTGTTGCTTATTCAAAATGAATTACATGAGTTGAACCATTTTATTGAACACATTCCACTTTTACTGAGCGATGCGCAAGTTGAAATTCCAGCACAACTTGACAATATTGTCGAAGGATATCGTGAACTGTTAGAGAAAGGATATGTGCTTGACCATTTGCCTGTTGACAAAGAAGTAGAAACGATTCGGGAGAAATTGTCAAAAGTGCTTACGCTGTTAGAAACGCTTGCTGTCGATGAAGCAGAAAAGCTTCTTCGAGAAGTGCAAGAAGATGTTGATACGTTGTACGATTTGTTAGAGAAAGAAGTATATGCGGAACGTTTCGTTCATGATGAAACGGAAAAAATTGAACAAACGCTTTACGAGTTAGAAGAAGAAACGAAAGAAACGCGCGATGAAACGTTATTTGTTCAGCAAAGTTATCATTTATCACAACATGATCTTGATAAATATCGACAAATTGAAAAACAAGTGCAACAATTGATGAAACGATTTATGTTAATTCAAACGAAAATGATCGAGGAGCGTTTAGCTTACTCGCTTATTCGTGAAGAATTGGAGGAAATTTTAGCGCAAATTGCTGCGGTGAAAGAAAAGCACGCCCAATTTCGTGAGCACTTATATGCATTAAGAAAAGACGAATTAGCAGCGCGTGAGAAATTAGCAGAAATGAAAAAACAATTGTCTGAAGCGATTCGGCTCGTGAAAAAAAGCAAACTTCCTGGGCTACCGGAATCTTATATGTTGCAAGTGAGCGAAGCGCGTGAAAGCTTAACGCGTGTGTCGCTTACATTAGACGGAAAACCGTTAAATATGGAAGCTGTTCATCAAGCGCTAGACGAGGCGGTCGTTTTTGTGCAAAATGTATGTGATCAAACAAAGGAAATGATTGAACAAGCTCGATTAGCTGAACAAGTCATTCAATATGGAAACCGTTACCGTCGTCGTTTCCATACGGTGAAAGAAGGATTAGAAGAAGCGGAACAGTTGTTTCGGCGATATGAATACGAATTATCCTTACAAAAAGCGATTGCTACGGTAGAGCAAGTGGAAGAAGGAGCGTTTGAACGTATTCGTGAGTGGCTAAAAGAAAACGAGTGA
- the thiI gene encoding tRNA uracil 4-sulfurtransferase ThiI, with amino-acid sequence MTYDHIVIRYGEMSTKGKNRLQFVRCLKRNIAKKLKHFPNLQIEALRDRMYVRLHHTPPQPVIEKLQEVFGIQSLSLALKTESDLEKIKEATLYFVKQFPYEGKTFKISARRADKQFPVTTNELNYELGSYVLKNTTGLTVDVHHPDIDVRVEVRKEGTYITAYDVPGAGGLPVGTSGKAMLMLSGGIDSPVAGYLAMKRGLQIEAVHFFSPPFTSERAKQKVIDLAQRLTEFGGTIRLHIVPFTELQQAIYKQVPENYSLISTRRAMLRITDEIRKKENGLAIVTGESLGQVASQTLESMVVVNDVTTTPILRPLISMDKTEIIAIAERIGTHHISIRPYEDCCTIFTPKAPKTKPKKEKIIQYEQFLPLEEMIAETVARVETITLKPDQPLDELF; translated from the coding sequence ATGACATACGATCATATTGTAATTCGTTACGGTGAAATGTCGACAAAGGGAAAAAACCGTTTGCAATTTGTACGATGTTTAAAACGAAATATAGCAAAAAAATTAAAACATTTTCCAAATCTTCAAATTGAAGCATTACGCGATCGGATGTACGTTCGTTTACATCATACACCACCGCAACCTGTTATTGAAAAATTGCAAGAAGTGTTCGGGATTCAATCGTTAAGTTTAGCGTTAAAAACGGAGAGCGATTTAGAAAAAATAAAAGAGGCTACGCTTTATTTCGTAAAACAATTTCCATATGAAGGGAAAACGTTTAAAATATCCGCAAGAAGAGCGGATAAACAATTCCCGGTCACAACAAATGAATTAAACTATGAACTCGGTAGTTATGTGTTAAAAAATACAACAGGTTTAACAGTCGATGTCCATCATCCTGACATTGATGTTCGAGTGGAAGTTCGAAAAGAAGGTACGTATATTACAGCGTACGACGTACCTGGAGCAGGTGGTTTGCCTGTTGGAACGAGTGGAAAAGCGATGCTCATGCTTTCTGGTGGAATTGATAGTCCGGTAGCGGGATATTTAGCAATGAAGCGCGGCTTGCAAATTGAAGCGGTTCACTTTTTTAGCCCGCCGTTTACAAGTGAACGAGCAAAGCAAAAAGTCATTGACTTAGCTCAACGTTTGACGGAATTTGGCGGAACGATTCGCCTTCATATTGTGCCGTTTACGGAGTTGCAACAAGCAATTTATAAACAAGTGCCAGAAAACTACTCCCTTATTTCAACTCGTCGTGCGATGTTGCGCATTACAGATGAAATTCGTAAAAAAGAAAATGGATTAGCGATCGTGACGGGAGAAAGTTTAGGACAAGTGGCTAGCCAAACATTGGAAAGTATGGTCGTCGTCAACGATGTAACAACGACGCCAATTCTTCGGCCACTTATTTCAATGGACAAAACGGAGATTATTGCAATTGCTGAACGAATTGGGACACATCATATTTCCATTCGTCCATATGAAGATTGTTGTACAATTTTTACTCCAAAAGCACCGAAAACGAAACCGAAAAAAGAGAAAATTATTCAATATGAACAGTTTTTACCTTTAGAAGAAATGATTGCGGAGACGGTCGCTCGTGTCGAAACGATTACGTTGAAACCAGATCAACCATTGGACGAGCTCTTTTAA
- a CDS encoding cysteine desulfurase family protein, with protein sequence MMYLDNSATTKPFPEVLQSFMKVANDYFGNPSSLHGLGMQAERLLTQAREQIARLLEVKPTEVIFTSGGTEGNNLAIKGVAWQHQQRGRHIITTAIEHPSVTEACKQLEQLGFQVTYVPVDERGIVSPTHIEQALRDDTILVSVMHVNNEVGSIQPIEQIGMLLKKYPKVLFHVDGVQGAAKVPLHLKRANVDLYTISAHKFHGLKGAGVLYVREGVRLSPLLSGGAQEMQLRSGTENVAAIVAMAKALRMSVEKYHEASARLEEMKRALIERLQAIEGIVVHTPLEQSAPHIIHFSLEGVKSEAFVHELEKQHVYVSTTSACSSRKKAPSKTLLAMGVEKMRAERSIRISLSYEQQMEHISIIVEAIERAYERLKIVARGTK encoded by the coding sequence ATGATGTATTTAGATAATAGCGCCACAACAAAACCGTTTCCAGAAGTGTTGCAATCTTTTATGAAAGTAGCGAACGATTATTTCGGCAATCCGTCGTCGCTACATGGATTAGGTATGCAGGCAGAGCGATTGCTTACACAAGCAAGAGAACAAATCGCACGTCTGCTTGAGGTGAAACCGACCGAAGTGATTTTTACATCAGGTGGGACGGAAGGAAACAATTTAGCAATTAAAGGGGTTGCTTGGCAGCACCAGCAGCGCGGGCGTCATATTATTACAACAGCGATTGAACATCCGTCCGTTACCGAAGCATGTAAACAACTTGAACAACTTGGCTTTCAAGTGACATATGTGCCCGTCGATGAACGTGGCATCGTTTCTCCAACACATATTGAACAAGCGTTGCGTGACGATACGATTCTCGTTTCTGTGATGCATGTCAATAATGAAGTAGGTTCCATCCAGCCAATTGAACAAATCGGGATGTTATTAAAAAAATATCCAAAAGTGCTTTTTCACGTGGATGGAGTGCAAGGTGCGGCGAAGGTGCCGCTTCATTTAAAGCGCGCAAATGTGGATTTATATACGATATCCGCTCATAAATTTCACGGTTTAAAAGGAGCAGGCGTATTGTATGTGCGCGAAGGTGTACGCCTTTCTCCGCTTTTATCTGGCGGGGCTCAGGAAATGCAGTTGCGTTCTGGAACAGAAAATGTCGCTGCCATTGTAGCGATGGCGAAAGCGTTGCGAATGTCTGTTGAAAAGTATCACGAAGCCTCTGCACGCCTTGAAGAAATGAAGCGAGCGCTTATCGAACGTTTACAAGCGATTGAAGGCATTGTTGTTCATACCCCGTTGGAACAATCGGCTCCGCATATTATCCATTTTTCTTTAGAAGGAGTCAAATCAGAGGCATTTGTGCATGAATTAGAAAAACAACATGTATATGTATCAACAACATCAGCTTGTTCATCTCGGAAAAAAGCGCCAAGCAAAACATTGTTAGCTATGGGAGTTGAAAAAATGCGAGCGGAGCGTTCCATTCGCATAAGCTTATCATACGAACAACAAATGGAGCACATCTCCATAATCGTTGAAGCAATTGAACGAGCATACGAACGATTAAAAATAGTAGCGAGGGGAACGAAATGA
- the mbcS gene encoding acyl-CoA synthetase MbcS: MNLIAPEKYNLTSEFEKYADDPNRIALKWESETGETKEVTYVELMKQANKIANAFVSRQLQKGDKVLVMLPRLLEAYAVYIGALKAGLVVIPSSEMLRTKDLQYRISHGEVKGVVAYFPYIEQFSSIEGMENIVSFSVGGSTERWLDLHDEMAKQSDTFMAVETSREDMAFLSYTSGTTGNPKGVVHTHAWAYAHLRTAAKNWLCIEEGDLVWATASPGWQKWVWSPFLSTLGSGATGFVYYGRFEPEKYLQLLEKYHINVLCCTPTEYRLMAKVPTISQYKLPHLHSAVSAGEPLNREVIDTFERYFGVQVRDGYGQTENTLLVGVMKGMKIKPGSMGKPTPGNRVEIINEFGEPCAVGEVGDIAVHVETPALFKCYYKDPERTAMQFRGEYYITGDKAKKDEEGYFWFEGRGDDIIISSGYTIGPFEVEDALVKHPFVKECAVVASPDEIRGHVVKAFIVLREGVDKNDPNLIPQLQEHVKQLTAPYKYPRKIEFVDDLPKTTSGKIRRVELREREMKAMQK, translated from the coding sequence ATGAATTTAATCGCACCAGAAAAGTATAATTTAACGAGCGAATTTGAAAAGTATGCAGATGATCCAAACCGAATCGCGTTAAAATGGGAAAGTGAAACGGGGGAAACAAAAGAGGTTACATATGTTGAACTGATGAAACAGGCGAATAAAATTGCAAACGCTTTCGTTAGTCGTCAGTTACAAAAAGGCGATAAAGTACTCGTTATGCTCCCGCGTTTGTTGGAGGCATATGCAGTATATATTGGGGCATTGAAAGCAGGACTTGTCGTTATTCCAAGCTCTGAAATGTTGCGCACAAAAGATTTACAATATCGCATCTCCCATGGGGAAGTAAAAGGAGTTGTTGCGTATTTTCCATATATTGAGCAATTTTCTTCGATTGAAGGTATGGAAAATATTGTTTCGTTTTCTGTTGGCGGTTCGACTGAGCGCTGGCTCGATTTGCATGACGAAATGGCAAAGCAAAGCGATACATTCATGGCTGTAGAAACGTCGCGAGAAGATATGGCGTTTTTATCGTATACATCGGGAACGACAGGAAATCCAAAAGGTGTAGTGCACACGCACGCTTGGGCATATGCCCATTTACGAACAGCCGCAAAAAATTGGCTTTGTATTGAAGAAGGAGACCTCGTTTGGGCAACAGCAAGCCCTGGATGGCAGAAGTGGGTGTGGAGTCCATTTCTATCGACTCTTGGCTCTGGAGCGACAGGGTTTGTGTACTACGGTCGGTTTGAGCCAGAAAAATATTTGCAGCTGTTAGAAAAATATCATATCAACGTCCTTTGTTGTACACCGACAGAATATCGTCTCATGGCTAAAGTCCCGACAATTTCCCAATATAAATTACCGCATTTGCATAGCGCTGTATCCGCTGGCGAACCGTTGAATCGTGAAGTGATCGATACGTTTGAGCGCTATTTCGGTGTTCAAGTTCGCGATGGATATGGACAAACAGAAAACACATTGCTTGTCGGGGTTATGAAAGGAATGAAAATAAAACCGGGATCGATGGGGAAACCAACGCCAGGAAATCGCGTCGAAATTATTAATGAGTTTGGGGAGCCTTGTGCTGTTGGAGAAGTTGGCGATATTGCTGTTCATGTTGAAACGCCAGCTTTGTTTAAATGTTACTATAAAGATCCGGAACGAACAGCGATGCAGTTCAGAGGGGAATATTATATTACTGGTGATAAAGCGAAAAAAGATGAAGAGGGGTATTTCTGGTTCGAAGGCCGTGGCGATGATATTATTATTAGCTCCGGCTATACGATTGGACCGTTTGAAGTAGAAGATGCGTTAGTGAAACATCCATTTGTGAAAGAATGTGCGGTTGTTGCTAGTCCAGATGAAATTCGGGGACACGTTGTTAAAGCGTTTATTGTATTGCGTGAAGGAGTAGATAAAAATGACCCGAATTTAATTCCGCAACTTCAAGAGCATGTAAAGCAGCTCACAGCGCCATATAAATATCCGCGCAAAATTGAGTTTGTCGACGATCTGCCAAAAACGACTTCTGGAAAAATTCGTCGTGTTGAATTGCGCGAACGTGAAATGAAAGCTATGCAAAAATAA
- the brnQ gene encoding branched-chain amino acid transport system II carrier protein, giving the protein MSKKDLIAVGFMLFALFFGAGNMIFPPALGQAAGENVWIAIAGFLITGVGLPVLAVSAIAKTGSDLQQLASRVHPVFGVIFTTIMYLAIGPFFGIPRTGTVSFEIGVTPFLPETADRSIMLAAYTVIYFIVSLWLALNPSKLVDRIGKLLTPLLLIGLTLFFIKSVWTPMGEIQKPTDAYAHAPLFKGFIDGYLTMDAIAALVFGIIVIQAIQQKGITNKKQLTKLCIQAGLIAASGLTLVYLSLAFIGSSSVQAIGYRDNGGEIISQAATYLFGEAGTVILSVIIMLACLTTSVGLLSSCASYFAKISPKLSYRMLVIVMSVFSAFIANVGLTKLISLSIPVLIIIYPLAITLVALSFLHDYFGGKQTVYIGAISGTFLVSVVDGLKTAGFDVSAILHVYEKTLPLFEQGIGWLTPALVGGLIGLLLNKTNHVTRTERKAS; this is encoded by the coding sequence ATGTCGAAAAAAGATTTAATCGCTGTCGGTTTCATGTTATTTGCTTTATTTTTCGGCGCTGGTAACATGATTTTTCCTCCTGCTCTCGGACAAGCAGCAGGAGAAAACGTATGGATTGCTATTGCTGGCTTTTTAATTACCGGCGTCGGATTACCCGTTTTAGCCGTAAGCGCCATTGCAAAAACAGGAAGTGATTTACAACAATTAGCTAGTCGAGTACATCCTGTATTTGGTGTTATCTTCACAACGATCATGTATTTAGCGATCGGCCCCTTTTTCGGCATTCCACGTACAGGGACTGTCTCGTTTGAAATTGGAGTGACGCCATTTTTACCTGAAACAGCCGATCGTTCCATCATGTTAGCCGCGTATACAGTCATTTATTTCATTGTATCGCTTTGGTTGGCATTAAATCCATCGAAATTAGTTGACCGCATCGGTAAGTTATTAACACCGCTTTTACTTATCGGTCTTACTTTGTTTTTTATCAAAAGTGTATGGACACCTATGGGAGAAATCCAAAAACCAACCGATGCCTATGCACATGCGCCGTTATTTAAAGGATTTATTGACGGATACTTAACGATGGATGCCATTGCTGCGCTCGTTTTTGGTATTATTGTCATTCAGGCTATTCAACAAAAAGGAATAACAAACAAAAAACAACTGACAAAACTTTGCATTCAAGCTGGGCTTATTGCTGCCTCTGGACTAACGCTCGTTTATTTATCGCTCGCTTTCATCGGTTCATCAAGCGTGCAGGCGATTGGTTATCGCGATAACGGTGGAGAAATTATTAGCCAAGCAGCCACTTACTTATTTGGCGAAGCAGGGACAGTCATCTTATCGGTTATTATTATGCTTGCGTGCTTAACGACATCTGTCGGTTTATTATCATCGTGCGCAAGCTATTTTGCGAAAATTTCGCCAAAGCTCTCTTATCGAATGCTCGTCATCGTGATGAGCGTCTTTAGCGCGTTCATCGCAAATGTCGGTTTAACAAAACTGATTTCATTATCCATTCCTGTGCTTATTATCATTTATCCGTTAGCCATTACTCTCGTCGCTCTATCGTTTTTACATGACTATTTTGGCGGAAAACAAACGGTTTACATCGGAGCGATTTCTGGTACATTTCTTGTGAGCGTCGTTGATGGGCTAAAAACAGCAGGATTTGATGTATCCGCCATTTTACACGTATACGAAAAAACGTTACCTTTGTTTGAACAAGGAATTGGTTGGCTCACACCGGCACTCGTCGGTGGCTTGATCGGTTTATTGCTAAACAAAACAAATCATGTCACACGTACCGAAAGAAAAGCAAGTTAA
- the hisJ gene encoding histidinol-phosphatase HisJ, whose amino-acid sequence MRDGHIHTPFCPHGSDDALHEYIEKAISLGYTDISFTEHAPLPKGFIDPTPYQDSAMKEEQLASYVSILQSLKKQYERHIRIRIGLEVDFIVGYEQETKTFLNEIGPQLDDSILSVHFLQMNNRYMCIDYSEDMFGEIVAAFHSIERVYDAYYNTVLASVVADLGPYKPKRIGHITLVRKFHRAYPCEYDENKIITRILDEMKNRQLELDYNGAGTTKPLCLEPYPPHWVVKEALKRGIPLVYGSDAHSVAGLHQGMEHMLI is encoded by the coding sequence GTGCGTGACGGGCATATTCATACACCGTTTTGTCCCCACGGAAGTGACGATGCGCTGCATGAATATATCGAAAAGGCCATTTCGCTTGGTTATACAGATATTTCATTTACCGAACACGCACCGCTTCCGAAAGGATTTATCGATCCAACCCCTTATCAAGATAGCGCGATGAAAGAAGAACAACTAGCGTCGTACGTATCAATTTTACAATCATTAAAAAAACAGTACGAAAGACATATTCGTATTCGCATCGGATTAGAGGTTGATTTCATTGTCGGATATGAACAAGAAACGAAAACATTTTTAAATGAAATCGGTCCACAATTAGACGATAGCATTTTATCCGTTCATTTTTTACAAATGAACAATCGGTACATGTGTATCGATTATAGCGAAGACATGTTTGGCGAAATCGTTGCAGCGTTTCACTCTATTGAACGAGTGTATGATGCGTATTATAACACCGTTCTCGCTTCTGTTGTTGCCGATTTAGGCCCATACAAACCAAAACGTATCGGACATATCACGCTCGTCCGCAAGTTTCATCGAGCATATCCGTGTGAATACGATGAGAACAAAATCATCACACGCATTCTAGATGAAATGAAAAATCGTCAACTAGAACTTGACTACAACGGTGCCGGCACAACAAAACCGCTCTGCTTAGAGCCATATCCGCCTCATTGGGTTGTAAAAGAAGCGTTAAAACGCGGCATTCCGCTCGTATATGGCTCGGATGCTCACTCGGTTGCTGGCCTTCACCAAGGAATGGAACATATGCTGATATAA
- a CDS encoding small, acid-soluble spore protein, alpha/beta type: protein MANRNRLLVPGVQQAIDQMKYEIAQEFGVQLGPDTTARANGSVGGEITKRLVKMAEQQLSSQNK from the coding sequence ATGGCAAATCGAAATCGATTGCTCGTCCCTGGTGTGCAACAAGCGATTGATCAAATGAAATACGAGATCGCTCAAGAATTTGGTGTGCAGTTAGGTCCAGATACAACTGCACGAGCAAACGGTTCTGTTGGCGGCGAGATTACAAAACGTCTCGTGAAAATGGCAGAACAACAACTCAGTAGCCAAAATAAATAA